One genomic region from Prunus persica cultivar Lovell chromosome G3, Prunus_persica_NCBIv2, whole genome shotgun sequence encodes:
- the LOC18783235 gene encoding disease resistance RPP13-like protein 4 gives MRNVTSTSRNAEKFLPKLLDRLGKAKAKAIAHIKPERLVDKLFLGDDETNPFNSLEAITDQIKASISLVKLPSYPERSLEFTHQSQPESSLTAAKKLSEELSQMGLEKGIYESRTMANLRRSYEHLKGTELRLCFLSFSIFPEESVIKKRPLIYWWIGEGFITATQDKTAEELGEEIFGKLMKQGLIQPHGNVHLSTSCTLHPWIRCMLIGLARDAQLFNFDSDWLWMPSCKANYLSFKREWLRKLKKVVVLQLGRWQSSPTHHIEADDEGVFLKGIGAQHYLSFNHEILDLRACHNLETLPSDISSLRKLTHLDISECYLLEGMPKGIGKLSSLQVLILIANLKNTPLRLGDLAKMKKLRRQSIYIRIEAVMQDKEFENLKEISSLRRLKISWAVVSSELKEKISLQSRHFSFPPDLEKLDLQGIPLKEIPSWLNPRQLKNLKKLYIRGGELDSLQHAWEETVTECKLRVEILRLKYLSNMTIEFIKVRDQFPHLFYWEIKKNRYKEGIFWRKSL, from the exons ATGAGAAATGTCACCTCAACCTCGAGAAATGCAGAGAAGTTCCTGCCCAAGTTATTGGATCGTCTGggaaaagccaaagccaaggCCATTGCACACATAAAGCCAG AACGTCTAGTTGACAAGTTGTTCTTGGGAGATGATGAGACCAATCCTTTCAACAGCCTGGAGGCAATCACCGACCAAATAAAAGCCTCAATCTCTTTAGTGAAGTTACCTAGTTACCCTGAACGCAGTTTAGAGTTTACGCATCAGTCTCAGCCGGAGTCGAGTCTAACAGCAGCTAAGAAGCTATCAGAAGAGTTGTCACAAATGGGCTTGGAGAAAGGAATTTACGAAAGCCGTACGATGGCTAATCTGAGGAGGAGTTACGAACATCTTAAGGGCACCGAGTTGAGGCTCtgcttcctctctttctcaatCTTCCCTGAGGAGTCGGTGATAAAGAAAAGGCCTCTAATTTACTGGTGGATTGGGGAGGGCTTCATCACGGCCACCCAAGATAAGACAGCCGAAGAGTTAGGGGAAGAAATCTTTGGCAAACTCATGAAACAGGGCTTGATTCAACCACATGGAAATGTTCATTTATCCACTAGTTGCACGCTGCACCCTTGGATTCGTTGTATGCTGATAGGCTTGGCCAGAGACGCCCAACTCTTCAACTTTGATTCAGACTGGCTGTGGATGCCATCTTGTAAAGC CAACTATCTTAGCTTCAAACGTGAATGGCTTAGGAAGTTGAAGAAAGTTGTTGTTCTTCAGCTGGGACGGTGGCAGAGCTCACCCACGCATCACATTGAAGCGGATGATGAAGGAGTATTTTTGAAAGGTATTGGGGCTCAGCACTACTTGAGCTTCAA CCATGAAATTCTGGATCTGAGAGCATGCCACAATTTAGAGACATTGCCTTCGGATATCTCATCGTTGAGGAAGCTCACTCATTTGGATATATCAGAGTGTTACTTGctagaaggcatgccaaaagGGATTGGCAAACTCTCTTCCCTCCAAGTACTTATTCTCATAGCGAATTTGAAAAATACTCCCTTAAGACTCGGTGATCTTGCCAAGATGAAGAAACTAAGGCGGCAAAGTATATACATAAGGATTGAGGCTGTAATGCAGGACAAGgagtttgaaaatttgaaggaaaTTTCATCTCTTCGTCGCCTCAAAATATCATGGGCAGTGGTTTCTTCAGAGTTGAAAGAAAAGATTTCCCTCCAGTCCCGGCATTTCTCGTTCCCACCGGATTTAGAAAAATTGGATCTTCAAGGCATCCCTCTGAAAGAAATACCATCATGGCTGAACCCGAGGCAActgaaaaatttaaagaagctCTATATAAGAGGCGGGGAACTTGATAGCTTGCAACATGCATGGGAAGAGACTGTCACTGAGTGTAAGTTGAGGGTGGAAATCTTACGTCTGAAGTACTTGAGTAATATGACAATAGAATTTATAAAGGTGAGGGATCAATTTCCTCATCTGTTCTACTGGGAGATTAAAAAGAACAGATATAAGGAAGGCATATTTTGGAGGAAATCtttgtga
- the LOC18783014 gene encoding uncharacterized protein LOC18783014, which produces MAGDVAQFLRNKFLAYLSETESELSSGAVLISDLGAIKDIVIAIDTRRLTEDYYCRFISVLLDLTDALTKCQVFSHEWKKHSHHKTHLVVFNHLSLRKICFVWKMKKRLAAIKRIFEAEFMKMEERIYSLRESSSHPDPEENLEIELPVEIELPVVEAEVVGSDEQLLKIGNFLLKSSPSSGAGFAAVGIVGMAGVGKTTLVCKVLSWWMVLGKFSPIIWLCLSNIIKENKQVEEEIEVSIVKCMLSKLDAVADGDGIIQEEEKTIISNNSGHLLAALLERLNQHLSGKSYLIVLDDVWHMNDFYSDLGQLLEVQEGDKKVGNRLSQGLPKGSGGAIIVTSRIPEVVEAMVVPAQGSDKHYKSLIISLEPLDRESCWNIYKDTAFGYQQHLEKVQNEIKDLCYGLPLAARTLAEIMSQNSQNFERTSSPYRKSEDLPDSFHMKKSPVLVFIDMYGRQQGEELIGKFCDLLTKEQVFGVLQKGEKTYNNPETVLKDVYGTLEKLKQNGYYGFASEIQKKMRIIVVGGDDVINWILGVICDLKLPESPSIAPVPPPTLLKKDISNLSSLRPFLVDVALAKTCRTDSWHCFIRMKHTQSSTSQQQKPHSSFTDRLPHYLHEVRDVGKADIPTLYGRFWYYFMLTAHDPWGDSDDLTSVAIIKVLNHLGQWKVLHIPGCTINSICCLNTPIFRPREDRWFTNNTWDYGKTPKNPSFIDDGRLEVIGSVFQFMDRSRKWTLLDQVQGIRFEFIKGAEGHARWSVDISIDGAPEFDIPAVELVEIEISYQGQVNILAGPNCEARSIHHSKLPVQIEMEKLHSVQIPEANLEH; this is translated from the exons ATGGCAGGGGATGTTGCTCAATTTCTCCGGAATAAGTTCCTAGCATATCTTAGCGAGACGGAGTCCGAATTATCATCAGGTGCTGTTCTCATTTCTGATTTGGGAGCAATCAAAGATATTGTAATAGCTATAGATACTCGAAGACTTACGGAAGATTACTACTGTCGCTTTATCTCTGTGCTCCTGGACCTCACCGACGCATTGACCAAGTGCCAGGTCTTCTCACATGAGTGGAAGAAGCATAGTCATCACAAGACTCATTTAGTAGTCTTCAACCATTTGAGTTTGAGGAAGATTTGTTTCGtgtggaagatgaagaagCGGCTGGCTGCAATAAAACGCATCTTCGAGGCTGAGTTTatgaaaatggaagaaagaatTTATAGCTTGAGGGAATCATCAAGTCACCCTGATCCTGAAGAGAATTTAGAGATCGAACTACCTGTAGAGATCGAACTACCTGTAGTCGAGGCTGAAGTTGTGGGATCTGATGAGCAATTACTGAAGATTGGGAACTTTCTTTTAAAATCATCTCCGTCATCAGGTGCTGGATTTGCGGCAGTTGGGATAGTGGGCATGGCAGGCGTGGGTAAGACCACTCTGGTTTGCAAGGTTTTGAGTTGGTGGATGGTGCTAGGTAAATTTTCTCCTATAATTTGGTTATGCTTGTCGAAtataatcaaagaaaataaacaagtagaagaagaaattgaggtCAGCATTGTGAAATGTATGCTTAGTAAGTTGGACGCCGTTGCCGATGGGGATGGCATCATccaggaggaggagaagacaATAATTAGTAATAATTCTGGTCATCTCCTTGCTGCGCTCTTGGAAAGGCTCAACCAACATTTATCAGGTAAAAGTTATTTGATTGTGTTGGATGATGTGTGGCACATGAACGATTTCTACTCGGATTTAGGACAACTACTTGAGGTTCAGGAAGGTGATAAGAAAGTTGGGAATCGCTTATCGCAGGGATTGCCTAAGGGTAGTGGTGGTGCCATCATCGTCACTAGTAGGATACCGGAAGTGGTTGAAGCTATGGTGGTACCGGCGCAGGGGTCAGATAAACATTATAAGAGCCTGATTATTTCTCTTGAGCCTTTGGACAGAGAAAGCTGCTGGAATATATATAAGGACACTGCTTTTGGTTATCAACAACATTTGGAAAAGGTTCAGAATGAAATTAAGGATCTATGTTATGGTCTACCATTGGCCGCTAGGACACTCGCAGAAATCATGTCCCAGAACTCCCAAAATTTTGA GAGGACTTCTTCGCCCTACCGCAAATCTGAGGACTTACCTGATTCCTTCCATATGAAAAAATCCCCAGTGTTGGTGTTTATTGATATGTACGGTAGACAACAAGGAGAAGAACTCATTGGGAAATTTTGCGACCTCCTTACTAAAGAGCAG GTTTTTGGTGTACTACAGAAAGGAGAAAAGACATATAATAATCCTGAGACGGTGTTAAAGGATGTTTATGGTACTTTAGAAAAGCTTAAGCAAAATGGTTATTATGGTTTTGCTTCTGAAATTCAAAAGAAGATGAGAATTATA GTTGTTGGCGGAGATGATGTTATAAATTGGATTTTGGGAGTTATCTGTGATCTTAAATTGCCAGAGTCACCCTCCATTGCTCCGGTACCACCACCGACATTATTAAAA AAGGACATTTCAAATTTATCATCGCTGAGACCATTTCTTGTTGACGTAGCACTGGCAAAAACGTGTAGGACTGACAG CTGGCATTGTTTCATTAGGATGAAACACACTCAATCTTCTACaagtcaacaacaaaaaccacATTCTTCTTTTACGGACCGATTGCCACATTATTTGCATGAGGTTAGAGATGTGGGAAAAGCG GATATTCCAACATTATACGGACGATTTTGGTACTACTTCATGTTGACTG CGCACGACCCTTGGGGTGACAG CGATGACCTAACCTCAGTTGCAATAATAAAGGTGTTGAATCATCTTGGACAGTGGAAAGTGCTTCACATTCCTGGATG CACCATCAATTCAATTTGTTGTCTTAACACCCCTATCTTTCGTCCAAGAGAAGATCGTTGGTTCACAAACAATACTTGGGATTATGGAAAA ACACCTAAGAACCCATCTTTCATAGACGATGGACGCCTCGAAGTTATCGGTTCCGTATTTCAATTTATGGACAGGAGCAGAAAATGGACTCTCCTTGATCAG gtACAAGGAATTCGCTTCGAGTTTATTAAGGGTGCAGAAGGGCATGCAAGGTGGTCTGTGGACATAAGTATTGATGGAGCACCAGAGTTTGATATCCCTGCTGTTGAATTGGTTGAGATTGAAATCTCTTACCAAGGTCAAGTCAACATTCTTGCCGGTCCAAATTGCGAAGCAAGAAGTATCCATCACTCCAAATTGCCGGTCCAAATTGAGATGGAAAAATTGCACAGCGTTCAGATACCTGAGGCCAATCTAGAGCACtga